Within Blattabacterium cuenoti, the genomic segment TCTTATGGTTGCATCAGGTGCAACTAGAGTGATGACTATGGATTTACATGCAGATCAAATTCAAGGATTTTTTGATATTCCTGTAGATCATTTGTATGCTTCTAGAATATTTATTGACTACATAAAAAAATTGAAGATAGATCAATTGACTATTGCCTCTCCAGACATGGGAGGAGCAAAAAGAGCTAGGAGTTATGCCGGTTATTTAGGAACAGATGTTGTCATTTGTTACAAGGAGAGAAAAAAAGCAAATGAAATAGAGTTTATGAATCTTATTGGAAATGTAGAAGGAAAAAATATCATACTTATAGATGATATGGTAGATACAGCTGGAACTTTAACGGAAGCAGCTCATTTAATAAAAAAAAAAGGAGCTAAAAGTATACGTGCAATAGCGACCCATCCAGTATTATCTGGTAATTCATATGAAAAAATAAAAAAATCAGTTATTGAAGAATTGGTTGTGACTGATACTATTCCTATAAAAAAAACTTCTAATAAGAAAATTAAAGTTTTATCTTGTGCCCCTCTTTTTGCAGAAGTCATGCAATCTGTCCACAATGATGAATCAATAAGTAGTAAATTTTTAATTTAAATTACATCATGCAATATGTCAATATATACGGGAGAAAAAGAAATGTAGGAAAAAAAGCTATACGCTCTATTAGGCTTTCTGGAGGAATTCCTTGTATTTTATATGGAAAAAATATAAATATCCCATTTTGGACTTTTTTAGAAGAAAATCTAAAAAAATTAGTATCTGAATCAAAAATTTATTGGGTTTCTCTTCAAATAGAAGGAGATGGTAAAAAAAATATCAATGCAGTTAAAAAAGAAATTCAGTTGGACCCTATCAGTGAAAAAATATTACACATTGATTTTTGTAAAATAGAAGAATCCAAACCAATTACATTAGAAATTCCTATAAAAACTTTTGGAAGACCTATTGGTGTTTCTAAAGGAGGGGAATATTCTTCTTTTATTAGAAAACTAAAAGTTAAAGCTCTTCCTTCTTATTTTCCAGAAAATATTGAATTGGATATTAATAAATTAGATATAGGAGATAAAATAACAGTTAAAGACTTAACTACAAAAAAGTATACTATTTTGCATCCTTTAAATACTCTTTTAGCAAGAGTTAAACCATCTCGTGTTACTCTTAAAGATAAAGAAACTCAAGAAGATAATAAGGAAGATAAAAAAACAAATAAATAATGAATGAAAAATCCGATTTCTTTGGGAGAAGATCTAAATTTTATGAAAATAGCTTTGGAAGAAGCTTTTACAGCTTTTCATAAAGATGAAGTTCCTATAGGAGCTGCTATCATTTATAAAAAGACAGTCATAGCTAGAGCTCATAATTTAACTGAAACTTTTGGGGATATAACTGCACATGCAGAAATGTTGGTTATCCATTTAGCATCTCATTTTTTAGGAAAAAAATATATAAGAGAATGCACTTTATATGTTACTGTAGAACCATGTATAATGTGTGCAGGAGCATTGTTTTGGGCTCAAATTGGAAGAGTTGTATGTGGGACAAATAGTTCTAAAAGAGGATTTTTATGTACGGGAATAAAATTACACCCTAGAACTCAATTTAAGTCTGGAATTATGAAAAACAAATGTAGAAATATTCTGCAAAAGTTTTTTCTTTTAAAAAGAAAAATTTAACAGAACAAATAATTACTATATTATATATAATTAAGGTTTTTTGCTAATTTTCAATTTAATGAGAATAGGAAAAGTTGTCGTCAATACGATCAGTAAAATTATCCATTCCAGATGATTTTTTAATTTGGGAAAAGTTTTATCTAGATAATGTCCAGCCAACATGATAGAAAAAGTCCAAAACAATGCTCCGATAACATTATAAATCATAAATTTTTTAAAATCAATACGAATAGCTCCTGCGACTATAGGAGCAAAAGTTCTGAACATTGGAAGAAAACGACTTATAATAAGGGCAGTGGTTTTATATTTATTATAAAATAATTTTGCAATAGTAAGATGTTTTTTTTTAAAAAAAAAGGAATCTTTTTTTCTATATAATAAATTTCCAGATTTGTATCCTAACCAATACCCTTGCATGTTTCCAAGAATAGCAACACATGCTACAATTAAAATAATTACAAAAAATGGAACATTATAAAAGTTTTTGCATAAATCTTTTCCGAAGATTCCAGCAGTGAATAATAAGGAATCCCCTGGTAAGAAAAAACCTATAAAAAAACCTGTTTCTGCAAAAACAATTGCTAAAAGAATAAACAACGCTGTATTCCCAAAATACAAAAAAATCCATCTAGGATTAAACAAATGCTGAAAAAAATCCCAAAAATCTGACATTTTATTATATTGTGTCCGAATATAATCTTATATTACAACGAAAGATAAAGTTAAATATTTACATTTTTTATTATCTGTTGATAATTAGTAAAATAAATGTTTAAAATATTTATTTTTACATATTATTAAACATGCTTATCATATGGAATATCTTTTCAAATTTATTAATATTTTAGGATGGAATGCTAATATATTCTTTCTAATAATATTTTTCTTTATTTTAATTTTTTTATTGTATCAAATATTTTATTTCACTGATTAATGTTAATGATTTATTTTGTTATTTTTTCTTAAGCTTAAGTAAGTATGGAGGATCATCTTAGAAAAATTCTCTTTTTTAATAAAGAGGCTTACAAAAAACTTGAAATTTATTTATTTGAAAAGAAAATAGATATAAATAACATATTCATTTTAGTAGATGATTGTACCAATAAATATTGTCTCCCAATTCTTTTATATCATTTGAATTTTTTAGAAAAATCTAACATTATAAAAATTCAATCAGGAGAAAAAGAAAAAAACATTTATACATGCATTCAAATATGGAAAAATTTGGAAATTTTAAAGGCAAATAGAAAAAGTTTAATTATTAATTTGGGAGGAGGAGTCATTACAGATATTGGTGGATTTATCTCTTCTGTTTTTAAAAGAGGAGTTCGTTTTATAAATATTCCTACAACATTATTGGGAATGGTGGATGCTTCTATAGGAGGAAAAACAGGAGTCAATTTGGAGTCTATTAAAAATGAAATAGGTTCATTTTATTGTCCAGATCTTTTGATTATAGACCCGAATTATCTAAAAACTCTTCCTGAGAAAGAGATTCTTTCAGGAATGGCAGAAATGTTTAAACATGGATTGATAGCGGATAAGAATTTTTGGAAAGACATGAAAAAATATAAAATGGATGATATAAATAAAAATCAATGGAATAATTTAATCTATCAATCTATATTGATAAAAAATAAAATTGTGAAAAAAGATCCAAAAGAAAAAGGATTAAGGAAAATTCTTAATTTTGGACACACTATAGGTCATGCTTTAGAAAGTTATTTTATGAATC encodes:
- a CDS encoding DedA family protein, producing the protein MSDFWDFFQHLFNPRWIFLYFGNTALFILLAIVFAETGFFIGFFLPGDSLLFTAGIFGKDLCKNFYNVPFFVIILIVACVAILGNMQGYWLGYKSGNLLYRKKDSFFFKKKHLTIAKLFYNKYKTTALIISRFLPMFRTFAPIVAGAIRIDFKKFMIYNVIGALFWTFSIMLAGHYLDKTFPKLKNHLEWIILLIVLTTTFPILIKLKISKKP
- a CDS encoding ribose-phosphate diphosphokinase translates to MKKVLFFSTRSGFKLSKRIADHYGNFLGKIRFLEFSDGEYTPYFEQSVRGSRVFLIGSTFPPVDNLMELLLMCDAARRASAHNITLVIPYFGWARQDHKDKPRTPIAAKLIANLMVASGATRVMTMDLHADQIQGFFDIPVDHLYASRIFIDYIKKLKIDQLTIASPDMGGAKRARSYAGYLGTDVVICYKERKKANEIEFMNLIGNVEGKNIILIDDMVDTAGTLTEAAHLIKKKGAKSIRAIATHPVLSGNSYEKIKKSVIEELVVTDTIPIKKTSNKKIKVLSCAPLFAEVMQSVHNDESISSKFLI
- a CDS encoding nucleoside deaminase, producing the protein MKIALEEAFTAFHKDEVPIGAAIIYKKTVIARAHNLTETFGDITAHAEMLVIHLASHFLGKKYIRECTLYVTVEPCIMCAGALFWAQIGRVVCGTNSSKRGFLCTGIKLHPRTQFKSGIMKNKCRNILQKFFLLKRKI
- the aroB gene encoding 3-dehydroquinate synthase, producing MEDHLRKILFFNKEAYKKLEIYLFEKKIDINNIFILVDDCTNKYCLPILLYHLNFLEKSNIIKIQSGEKEKNIYTCIQIWKNLEILKANRKSLIINLGGGVITDIGGFISSVFKRGVRFINIPTTLLGMVDASIGGKTGVNLESIKNEIGSFYCPDLLIIDPNYLKTLPEKEILSGMAEMFKHGLIADKNFWKDMKKYKMDDINKNQWNNLIYQSILIKNKIVKKDPKEKGLRKILNFGHTIGHALESYFMNHYEKLLHGLAVSIGMICESWISYKINGLSIDDYEEIKSILFEYCYTKIPKTFKEIDINQIFLIMEHDKKNEKNKIQFSLLEKIGICSYNCQVPYSLIKESLFQIQIRE
- a CDS encoding 50S ribosomal protein L25, which produces MQYVNIYGRKRNVGKKAIRSIRLSGGIPCILYGKNINIPFWTFLEENLKKLVSESKIYWVSLQIEGDGKKNINAVKKEIQLDPISEKILHIDFCKIEESKPITLEIPIKTFGRPIGVSKGGEYSSFIRKLKVKALPSYFPENIELDINKLDIGDKITVKDLTTKKYTILHPLNTLLARVKPSRVTLKDKETQEDNKEDKKTNK